Proteins encoded within one genomic window of Halobacteroides halobius DSM 5150:
- a CDS encoding MBL fold metallo-hydrolase → MKLTVLGNRSPYPIEGSGCSGYLLQTKQQNILIDVGEGVLERLNGIIDYHKLDAIIISHLHADHFLGLIPLQYAIMVAQKSGLREKPLDVYLPFETGAELSYIQAKLGTEYNLEEINENKKLELGALEINFQKTIHFKECYGMMISNGEQVLGYTADTAWSEDLIPFFSKTDLLLIEATLLEENIKAEQAGHMTVKQAVNFGIEANSKRMLLTHLRSTRQEEEIVAEIPETNINVEVSQVNKTYIID, encoded by the coding sequence ATGAAATTAACTGTATTAGGTAATAGATCTCCTTATCCAATAGAAGGTTCAGGATGTTCAGGTTATTTATTACAAACCAAGCAGCAAAATATCTTGATTGATGTTGGGGAAGGAGTTTTAGAAAGATTAAATGGAATAATTGATTATCATAAGTTAGATGCAATTATTATTTCTCATTTACATGCAGATCATTTTTTAGGATTAATTCCATTGCAGTATGCTATAATGGTTGCACAAAAGTCTGGTCTAAGAGAGAAACCTTTAGATGTATATTTACCCTTTGAGACTGGTGCTGAATTAAGTTATATCCAAGCTAAATTGGGAACAGAGTATAACTTAGAAGAAATTAATGAAAATAAAAAATTAGAATTAGGGGCATTAGAGATTAATTTTCAAAAGACAATTCATTTTAAAGAATGTTATGGGATGATGATTAGTAATGGAGAACAGGTACTAGGTTATACTGCAGATACAGCATGGAGTGAAGATTTAATTCCGTTCTTCTCTAAAACAGACTTATTATTAATAGAAGCTACGTTGTTAGAAGAGAATATAAAGGCAGAACAAGCAGGTCATATGACAGTTAAACAAGCTGTAAATTTTGGCATTGAAGCCAATAGTAAAAGAATGTTATTAACCCATCTTAGATCAACTCGTCAAGAGGAGGAGATAGTTGCAGAAATTCCTGAAACAAATATTAATGTAGAAGTTAGTCAAGTAAATAAAACTTATATAATAGATTAA
- a CDS encoding L,D-transpeptidase family protein encodes MSKILIILNQRRLYLYQGRQVDRSFPVAIGKDSTPTPTGNFSILNKIKNPYNPALGSRWMQFTRRMHGIHGTNQPWLIGQAVSHGCVRMYNQDAEYIYDRVEVGTPVEIIKSQSNTTRDFFYYTVEPGDTLYKIANSFNTTVNVIVDLNKIENKNLIYPGQKLKIPQ; translated from the coding sequence ATGAGTAAGATTTTAATTATTTTAAATCAACGTAGATTATATTTATATCAAGGTAGGCAAGTAGATAGATCATTTCCTGTAGCTATTGGCAAAGATAGTACGCCTACTCCAACTGGCAATTTTTCTATTTTAAATAAGATTAAAAACCCTTATAATCCGGCTTTAGGAAGTCGTTGGATGCAATTTACTCGTAGAATGCATGGTATTCATGGTACTAATCAACCTTGGTTAATCGGGCAAGCAGTATCTCATGGTTGTGTAAGAATGTATAATCAGGATGCTGAGTATATTTATGATAGAGTAGAAGTGGGAACACCAGTAGAGATTATAAAAAGTCAAAGTAATACTACAAGAGATTTCTTTTATTATACAGTTGAACCTGGTGATACATTATATAAAATCGCAAATTCATTTAATACTACAGTAAATGTTATTGTTGATTTAAATAAAATTGAGAATAAAAATTTAATTTATCCAGGTCAAAAACTTAAGATTCCCCAATAA
- a CDS encoding methyl-accepting chemotaxis protein — protein sequence MNYGIKTKLIIIFMLISLVPIIFLSTLGFMQGKEMIKDTFITSARGKVKQVNNAINLYFKTVKNNVNLLAQNPKIRSANETISSYINKEKSVEMTPSQNGGIEEKIYNVYKRYAKTHSDVAYIYMGTTDGGYIQWPEGSVMKHYDPRKRLYYKKAMNNKGEVVRTSPYYFSLDDTAILSTTTTVKNKNGEVIGVQALDVSLKALTNMIKDIKIGDLGYVIMTTKQGKILAHPKKPNLNFDNLSKLGVKKLNNISNLKTGSFETIIDKKPSIINVYTSPQTGWKFISVIRQSDINEKFSKLGKIALIVVLLTAIITIIGAVIISTRLSKPLVSASQFAQQVAQGNLNITSLQVNRNDEIGKLAQTLNQMKTNLKEIVISILDLVEELTSYSEELSASAEQGNATISTTKQNIEEMMSGVQQISASSQEITGLVEEASSQVETGNQNIEKTVSSIGEINQVVEETVDVIEELDDYSAEIDQIIELISDIAEQTNLLALNAAIEAARAGSGSGSSSGQGFAVVADEIRDLAEETTNATENIANLIGQIQKKSKEGLESVEQAEIKAKEGEEIAEETGVVFNRINSSIQDTSAYTQQTSASTQDLAQNSDQIMDSVSDIDNMSQEISHSAQELARMTEELQNLVEKFDV from the coding sequence ATGAATTATGGGATTAAGACTAAATTAATTATAATATTTATGTTAATTTCTTTAGTACCTATTATTTTTCTAAGTACTTTAGGTTTTATGCAGGGGAAAGAAATGATAAAAGATACTTTTATTACATCAGCAAGAGGAAAGGTTAAACAGGTAAATAATGCTATAAACCTTTATTTTAAGACAGTAAAGAATAATGTTAATTTATTAGCTCAAAATCCTAAAATAAGAAGTGCAAATGAAACTATTAGTTCGTATATAAATAAAGAAAAAAGCGTGGAGATGACGCCTTCTCAAAATGGGGGAATTGAAGAAAAGATTTATAATGTATATAAAAGATATGCAAAGACGCATTCTGATGTAGCATATATATATATGGGAACTACAGATGGAGGCTATATTCAGTGGCCAGAAGGTTCTGTAATGAAGCATTATGACCCTAGAAAAAGGCTATATTATAAGAAAGCTATGAATAATAAAGGGGAAGTTGTTAGAACTAGTCCTTATTATTTTTCTTTAGATGATACAGCTATTTTAAGTACAACTACAACAGTTAAAAATAAGAATGGAGAAGTTATAGGAGTTCAAGCGCTTGATGTTAGCTTAAAGGCGCTAACTAACATGATTAAAGATATAAAAATAGGAGATTTAGGATATGTTATTATGACGACTAAGCAAGGAAAGATTCTTGCTCACCCTAAAAAACCAAATTTGAATTTTGATAATCTAAGTAAACTGGGAGTAAAAAAATTAAATAATATCTCCAATCTAAAAACTGGATCTTTTGAAACTATTATAGATAAAAAACCATCAATTATTAATGTGTATACTTCGCCCCAAACAGGTTGGAAATTTATTTCTGTAATTAGACAGTCAGATATTAATGAAAAGTTTAGTAAATTAGGAAAAATAGCATTAATAGTAGTGTTATTAACTGCAATTATAACTATCATTGGGGCAGTAATAATTTCAACTAGACTTTCTAAACCATTAGTTTCTGCTAGTCAATTTGCTCAACAAGTAGCGCAAGGTAATTTAAATATAACATCTTTACAGGTTAATAGAAATGATGAAATAGGAAAGTTAGCTCAGACTCTTAATCAAATGAAAACTAATTTAAAAGAAATAGTAATTAGTATATTAGATTTAGTTGAAGAGTTAACTTCCTACAGTGAAGAATTATCGGCTTCAGCCGAGCAAGGGAATGCTACTATAAGTACTACTAAACAAAATATAGAAGAAATGATGTCAGGAGTACAGCAAATTTCGGCTAGTAGTCAAGAAATTACTGGTTTAGTAGAAGAAGCTAGTTCTCAAGTTGAAACAGGAAATCAAAATATAGAAAAAACAGTTTCTAGTATAGGAGAGATTAATCAAGTTGTAGAAGAGACAGTTGATGTAATTGAAGAGTTAGATGATTATTCTGCTGAGATTGATCAAATTATTGAATTGATTAGTGATATAGCTGAACAGACTAATTTATTAGCATTAAATGCTGCAATTGAAGCTGCAAGAGCAGGGTCAGGGTCGGGAAGTAGTTCTGGACAAGGTTTTGCTGTTGTAGCAGATGAGATTAGAGATTTAGCGGAAGAAACAACAAATGCTACTGAAAATATTGCTAATTTAATTGGTCAAATTCAAAAGAAGTCAAAAGAAGGTTTAGAGTCAGTTGAACAAGCAGAAATAAAGGCTAAAGAAGGAGAGGAAATAGCTGAAGAAACTGGAGTAGTATTTAATCGTATTAATTCTTCTATTCAAGATACTTCAGCTTACACTCAACAAACATCTGCTTCAACACAGGATCTAGCACAAAATAGTGATCAAATAATGGATTCGGTATCTGATATTGATAATATGTCACAGGAAATATCTCATTCGGCTCAAGAATTAGCTAGAATGACTGAAGAGCTACAAAACTTAGTTGAAAAATTTGATGTTTAA
- the larA gene encoding nickel-dependent lactate racemase translates to MKLKYGAEKVELDLDRLSQPKVLLPNEEDGLSNPQRAVKASLEDPINSLPIEELAVRKEAKEVVIVVNDVSRPTPYDTLLPPLLEKLHQAGLEKEEITFVVATGIHEPHTDKQNRDIYGTKIVDNYQVVSHNPDHGLVDLGKLSSGNRLYVNQKVVEADLLITIGVIAPHYFAGFSGGRKSILPGVAGRDTIEYNHSRMVNLIGDLPKIEKNPISQEMIEGANKVGVDFILNVVTNSKQEIVEVVAGDLEEAWRKGTKTSAQMYHVSLEEKADLAVVSAGGYPKDINIYQAQKALDNANAGVKKGGTIILLAECRAGLGEDVFEEWLNDATKPEDNIERIKQKFVLGGHKAFAISKVVLDKEFILISEFNQEVTDALFATKAESLDQALEQANKQYNKDYKTIVMPQGGLTVPVLCD, encoded by the coding sequence ATGAAGTTAAAGTATGGAGCAGAGAAAGTAGAGTTGGACTTAGATCGATTATCACAGCCTAAAGTTTTATTACCTAATGAAGAAGATGGTTTAAGCAATCCCCAAAGGGCTGTTAAAGCAAGTTTAGAAGATCCAATTAATTCTCTTCCTATTGAAGAATTAGCAGTAAGAAAAGAAGCAAAAGAGGTTGTAATCGTTGTAAATGATGTAAGTCGACCTACACCTTATGATACTTTATTGCCTCCTTTGCTAGAGAAGTTGCATCAGGCAGGATTAGAAAAAGAAGAGATTACTTTTGTTGTTGCAACTGGAATCCATGAGCCACATACTGATAAACAGAATCGAGATATTTATGGAACTAAGATTGTTGATAATTATCAGGTTGTTTCTCATAATCCAGACCATGGATTAGTCGATTTAGGAAAACTAAGTTCAGGAAATAGATTATATGTTAATCAAAAGGTAGTTGAGGCGGATTTATTGATTACTATAGGAGTGATAGCTCCTCATTATTTTGCTGGTTTTTCTGGTGGTCGAAAGTCGATACTGCCTGGAGTAGCTGGTCGAGATACAATTGAGTATAACCACTCTCGGATGGTTAATTTGATCGGGGATTTACCTAAAATAGAGAAGAATCCAATTAGTCAAGAGATGATTGAAGGTGCTAATAAAGTTGGGGTAGATTTTATTTTGAATGTAGTTACTAATAGTAAACAAGAAATAGTAGAAGTAGTAGCTGGTGATTTAGAGGAAGCTTGGCGTAAAGGAACTAAAACTTCAGCGCAGATGTACCATGTATCACTAGAGGAAAAGGCAGATTTAGCAGTTGTAAGTGCAGGAGGTTATCCTAAAGATATTAATATCTATCAAGCTCAAAAGGCACTTGATAATGCTAATGCTGGGGTTAAAAAAGGTGGGACAATTATTTTGTTAGCAGAATGTAGGGCTGGATTAGGAGAGGATGTCTTTGAGGAGTGGTTAAATGATGCCACAAAGCCAGAAGATAATATAGAAAGAATTAAACAAAAATTTGTTTTAGGAGGACATAAAGCCTTTGCTATTAGTAAGGTAGTACTGGATAAAGAATTTATTTTAATTTCTGAGTTTAACCAAGAAGTTACAGATGCTTTATTTGCTACTAAAGCTGAATCTCTTGATCAAGCCTTAGAACAAGCAAACAAGCAATATAATAAAGATTATAAAACTATTGTTATGCCCCAAGGTGGATTGACTGTACCAGTACTTTGTGACTAA
- the aroF gene encoding 3-deoxy-7-phosphoheptulonate synthase, with amino-acid sequence MLNDLELTDHKEVVKVGDVVIGDNDLVVMAGPCAVESREQLLTAAREVKKCGGQILRGGAFKPRTSPHSFQGLGEEGLKLLAEAREETGLKIVTELLDATDIELVNQYADILQIGSRNMQNYALLKKLGQLDTPVMLKRGYAATIKEWLLAAEYVVSHGNPNVILCERGIRTFETATRYTLDLNAIALIKAEFKLPIIIDPSHGTGKRNLVNPLAKAGVSAGADGVMVEIHPNPEEALCDGGQSLTMKGFSKLMHDLTGVADVVNKKLA; translated from the coding sequence ATGTTAAATGATTTAGAACTAACGGATCATAAAGAGGTAGTGAAAGTAGGAGATGTTGTAATTGGAGATAATGATTTGGTCGTTATGGCTGGTCCATGTGCTGTAGAGAGTAGAGAGCAATTATTAACAGCAGCTAGAGAAGTTAAAAAGTGCGGAGGACAAATTTTACGTGGTGGAGCCTTTAAACCTAGAACATCTCCTCATAGTTTCCAAGGTCTAGGAGAAGAAGGGTTGAAGTTATTAGCAGAAGCTAGAGAAGAAACAGGTTTAAAAATAGTTACTGAATTATTAGATGCAACAGATATAGAATTAGTAAATCAATATGCTGATATACTACAGATTGGATCAAGAAATATGCAAAATTATGCTCTACTAAAAAAATTAGGTCAGTTAGATACTCCAGTCATGTTAAAGAGAGGATATGCTGCTACAATTAAAGAGTGGTTATTAGCAGCGGAGTATGTTGTCAGTCACGGTAATCCTAATGTTATTTTATGTGAAAGAGGAATTAGAACTTTTGAAACAGCCACTAGATATACTTTAGATTTAAATGCAATTGCTTTAATTAAGGCAGAATTTAAATTACCGATTATTATTGACCCTAGCCATGGAACTGGTAAAAGAAATTTAGTCAATCCTTTGGCTAAAGCTGGAGTTAGTGCTGGAGCAGATGGTGTTATGGTAGAGATACATCCTAATCCTGAAGAAGCGTTGTGTGATGGTGGTCAATCATTAACTATGAAAGGTTTTTCTAAGTTAATGCATGATTTAACTGGGGTTGCTGATGTTGTTAATAAAAAGTTGGCTTAA
- the nrdR gene encoding transcriptional regulator NrdR: MRCPYCTNSASKVVDSRATEDNTTIRRRRECLDCGKRYTTYERIDNLPIMVIKRDGSRERFDRNKLLNGLLKSCEKRPISREQLEGIVNSVEQKVKNRMENEVHSTVIGELVMDFLRNLDEIAYVRFASVYREFKDIQTFRKELDKLLNN, from the coding sequence ATGAGATGTCCATACTGTACTAACTCAGCAAGTAAAGTAGTTGACTCACGTGCAACAGAAGATAATACAACTATTAGAAGGAGAAGAGAGTGTTTGGATTGTGGTAAGCGTTATACAACATATGAAAGAATAGATAACTTGCCTATTATGGTTATTAAACGAGATGGGAGTAGAGAGCGATTTGATAGAAACAAGCTTTTAAATGGTTTATTGAAGTCATGTGAAAAAAGGCCTATTTCTAGAGAACAGTTAGAAGGAATAGTTAATTCGGTAGAGCAAAAAGTGAAAAATAGAATGGAAAATGAAGTTCATAGTACGGTGATTGGAGAACTAGTAATGGATTTTTTACGTAATTTAGATGAAATAGCTTATGTTAGATTTGCTTCAGTTTATAGGGAATTTAAAGATATACAAACCTTTAGAAAAGAACTAGATAAATTATTGAACAATTAG
- a CDS encoding YlmC/YmxH family sporulation protein, giving the protein MMRTSELETKEVINIDTGQQLGMILDVDINLNNGQIKGLVVPKDHQKVFSFFGKAEETYIPWSDIYKIGEDVILVKLEAEEVTPELTE; this is encoded by the coding sequence ATGATGCGCACTTCAGAGTTAGAGACTAAAGAAGTAATTAATATTGATACGGGCCAACAGCTAGGGATGATTCTTGATGTTGATATAAATTTAAATAATGGGCAAATTAAAGGTTTAGTAGTTCCAAAAGACCACCAAAAGGTTTTTAGTTTCTTTGGTAAGGCTGAAGAGACGTATATACCCTGGTCTGATATATATAAAATAGGTGAGGATGTTATTTTAGTTAAGTTAGAAGCAGAAGAAGTAACTCCAGAATTAACTGAATAA
- the spoIIR gene encoding stage II sporulation protein R, with protein MRISKRIKVVILTSILISLLFIIGIRGSITFKNESSKRASSSDSLVRLHVIANSNSLEDQRIKRQVRDILLKQASKLYITAAKGKKIFDPKAIVRKNLNNLEEIIEAKLGQENKSYGVSLKLGEFQFPTRSYGGMTLVAGKYQALRVVLGAGNGANWWCVLFPPLCFIDSVNEISKRELKRMSFKKENKEEIPVEFKFKLIEVLRENPQYVKSKLRLAHILETSFPGLSKLIFSGKEQDE; from the coding sequence ATGAGGATTAGCAAAAGGATTAAGGTAGTAATTTTAACCTCTATTTTAATAAGTTTATTATTTATAATAGGAATACGAGGTAGCATAACCTTTAAAAATGAGTCATCAAAAAGAGCAAGCAGTTCTGATAGTTTAGTGAGATTACATGTAATAGCTAACAGTAATTCTTTAGAAGACCAAAGAATAAAGAGACAAGTTAGAGATATACTTCTTAAGCAAGCATCTAAATTATATATAACAGCTGCAAAAGGAAAAAAGATTTTTGATCCTAAAGCTATAGTTAGAAAGAATTTAAATAATCTAGAAGAAATTATTGAAGCTAAATTAGGCCAAGAAAATAAAAGCTATGGTGTTAGTTTAAAATTAGGTGAATTTCAGTTTCCAACGCGAAGCTATGGTGGAATGACTTTAGTAGCGGGAAAGTATCAGGCTTTAAGGGTAGTTTTAGGAGCAGGTAATGGAGCAAATTGGTGGTGTGTATTATTCCCTCCGCTTTGTTTTATTGATTCAGTTAATGAAATATCTAAGCGTGAATTAAAAAGAATGTCATTTAAAAAGGAAAATAAAGAAGAAATACCAGTAGAATTTAAATTTAAATTAATAGAAGTGCTTAGAGAAAATCCTCAGTATGTTAAATCGAAATTGAGGTTGGCCCATATTTTAGAAACTTCTTTTCCGGGATTAAGCAAACTAATATTTTCTGGTAAAGAGCAGGATGAATAA
- the sigG gene encoding RNA polymerase sporulation sigma factor SigG: MGKKVEISGVNTSELPVLSNKEMRKLFKKMQTRGSDFARSKIIGGNLRLVLSVLQRFNNRGEPIDDLFQVGCVGLIKAIDNFDLSKNVKFSTYAVPMIIGEIKRHLRDNNPIRVSRSLRDTAYKALQMKETLENNKTKDPNLTEIAKELGIPRSDIVRALDAIQDPISLFEPVYHDGGDPIYVMDQVRDDEDDDHDWLEAIAVREALRKLDDREKLILTLRFYEGKTQMEVAGTIGISQAQVSRLEKAALQDLKKHVREKE, from the coding sequence ATGGGAAAAAAAGTAGAAATTTCAGGTGTTAATACTTCTGAACTACCTGTTTTATCAAATAAAGAGATGAGAAAGTTATTTAAAAAGATGCAGACTCGTGGAAGTGATTTTGCAAGGAGTAAAATTATTGGTGGGAACTTACGTTTAGTATTAAGTGTTTTGCAAAGATTTAATAACCGTGGGGAACCCATTGATGATTTATTCCAAGTAGGCTGCGTAGGTTTAATTAAAGCCATAGATAACTTTGATTTAAGTAAAAACGTTAAATTTTCTACTTATGCTGTACCAATGATTATTGGGGAGATTAAGCGTCATCTAAGAGATAATAATCCGATTAGAGTTAGCCGTTCTCTCCGTGATACAGCTTATAAAGCTTTACAGATGAAGGAAACATTAGAGAATAATAAGACTAAAGATCCCAATTTAACTGAAATAGCTAAAGAGTTAGGAATTCCCCGATCTGATATTGTACGAGCATTAGATGCTATACAAGATCCAATATCTTTATTTGAACCGGTTTATCATGATGGTGGAGATCCAATTTATGTTATGGATCAAGTTCGTGATGATGAAGATGATGACCATGATTGGTTAGAAGCAATTGCAGTTAGAGAAGCTTTACGCAAGTTAGATGATAGAGAGAAGTTAATTTTAACTTTAAGATTCTATGAAGGGAAGACACAGATGGAAGTAGCAGGAACAATAGGAATATCCCAAGCTCAAGTTTCAAGATTAGAAAAAGCTGCACTACAGGATTTAAAGAAGCATGTTAGGGAGAAGGAATGA
- a CDS encoding LysM peptidoglycan-binding domain-containing protein yields the protein MNSLEIIDKLLKSEKEDQPLYKQLRIELENTRYQRAANFLCNLQRKQIDILETLMDELEEELPSPPADEIYYAQHILQPGENLRILAREYNTTVAKIKELNPKLTDTPEAGQLIYLPIKIPKPPAQHIKYYVQPGDTLYEIAQEYDTTVDALVRINNIADPDIIFPGRILIIPCA from the coding sequence ATGAATAGTTTAGAAATTATTGATAAACTATTAAAAAGTGAAAAAGAAGATCAACCTCTTTATAAACAACTTCGTATAGAATTAGAAAATACTCGCTATCAAAGAGCTGCTAATTTTTTATGTAATCTACAAAGAAAACAAATTGATATCTTAGAAACTTTAATGGATGAACTAGAAGAAGAATTACCTAGTCCACCAGCTGATGAAATCTATTATGCCCAACATATATTGCAACCTGGAGAAAACCTTCGTATTTTGGCCCGAGAATATAATACTACTGTAGCTAAAATCAAAGAATTAAATCCTAAACTAACTGATACTCCAGAAGCCGGTCAATTAATCTATCTTCCAATTAAAATTCCTAAACCACCAGCCCAGCATATTAAGTATTATGTACAACCTGGAGATACCTTATACGAAATTGCCCAAGAGTATGATACTACTGTAGATGCATTAGTCCGAATAAATAATATTGCTGATCCTGATATAATATTTCCTGGGCGAATCTTAATTATTCCATGTGCATAG